The following DNA comes from Kitasatospora sp. NBC_01287.
GCCTCGGCGAGCTGGACCCGGTGCTGGCCTCCGAGGTGCTGGCCGACCTGACCGACCTCACCGAGCCGGCCGAACTCACCACGGGCTGACTCACCGTCAGATCCGATCGCACCAGCGGGCCGTACGGCCGTCCGGGGGGACGGTCGCACGGCCCGCCCCCTCTCAGAGCCTCCCGAAGGAACCCATGAGCACCAGCCGCCAGGAACGGGAGCCCGACCCCACCCTGCAGCGCCCGCCCGCCGAGATCCGGTACGCCGAGGAGCTGGCCGCCCTGCGCGCCACCGACCGCGATCCCCGCCCGCCGGGCTGGGAGTCGAGCCTGCGGGCCGCGCGCCGGTTCATCGTCGGCGACGAGGCGGCCGGGCTGAGCCGCAAGTTCGTCGGCGACACCGCGCTGGTGGAGCGGGCCCTGGTCACCCTCGCGACCAACCGCGGCCTGCTGCTGGTCGGCGAGCCGGGCACCGCCAAGTCGCTGCTCTCGGAGCTGATCGCGGCCGCCGTCAGCGGCACCTCGACGCTGACCGTGCAGGGCGGCGCCGCGACCACCGAGGACCAGATCAAGTACGGCTGGAACTACGCCCTGCTGGTCTCCGAGGGCCCATCGGCGCGCTCGCTGGTGCCCGCGCCGATGCTGCGCGGCATGGCCGAGGGCCGGGTCGTGCGGTTCGAGGAGATCACCCGCTGCCCGCTGGAGGTACAGGACTCGCTGCTCTCGCTGCTCTCCGAGCGCGTGGTGGCGATCCCCGAACTGGACGGCCCGGACGGGATGGTCTTCGCCCGCCAGGGCTTCAACGTGATCGCCACCGCCAACACCCGCGACCGCGGGGTGAACGAGATGAGCGCCGCGCTCAAGCGCCGGTTCAACTTCGAGACGGTCTTCCCGATCGCCGACCTGGCCACCGAACTCGCCCTGGTCGAGGCCGAGGCGAGCGCGCTGCTGCGCCGCTCGGGGGTCGAGGCGCCGCCGGACCCGGACGTGCTGGAGGTGCTGGTCAGCACCTTCCGCGAGCTGCGCTCGGGCGGCGGCGCGGCAGCGGGCGGCCGCACCGCGGCGGGCGGTGGCGGTGGCGGTGCCGACCGGCTCGGCGCGGTGCTGAGCACCGCCGAGGCGGTCTCGGTCGCGCACGCGATGGGGGTGCGCGCCTGGTTCCTGCGCGGCGAGGCCGGCGGCCCGGCCGATCTGGTCTCCTGCCTGGCCGG
Coding sequences within:
- a CDS encoding AAA family ATPase, which produces MSTSRQEREPDPTLQRPPAEIRYAEELAALRATDRDPRPPGWESSLRAARRFIVGDEAAGLSRKFVGDTALVERALVTLATNRGLLLVGEPGTAKSLLSELIAAAVSGTSTLTVQGGAATTEDQIKYGWNYALLVSEGPSARSLVPAPMLRGMAEGRVVRFEEITRCPLEVQDSLLSLLSERVVAIPELDGPDGMVFARQGFNVIATANTRDRGVNEMSAALKRRFNFETVFPIADLATELALVEAEASALLRRSGVEAPPDPDVLEVLVSTFRELRSGGGAAAGGRTAAGGGGGGADRLGAVLSTAEAVSVAHAMGVRAWFLRGEAGGPADLVSCLAGTAAKDSPEDLARLRRYLEQQVPRHRGPHWQALHAARHLLAG